Proteins encoded within one genomic window of Heptranchias perlo isolate sHepPer1 chromosome 35, sHepPer1.hap1, whole genome shotgun sequence:
- the paqr9 gene encoding membrane progesterone receptor epsilon produces MCRRLRCSVLRTHTQVPARVTESFILTGYRLEFSFGQCLLSAFRPTNETGNFWTHFLGLFVFAFNFWELFGREGSRSPLDPFFYPYWTYFVGVCGLLLVSSMAHLFNSMSLLIREICFFIDYGTISVYTVGSSLSYFYYIYPKGHGLGPLPTSGQLRWWFESFYIPSACLIALLCTLSCCNTRRSWRRHRYSIRTLVFLLPFTVASSPIFYRLYTGTHSSTATPTFFTRHCFWLLASAIFNISKVPERFSPGKFDIVGHSHQWFHFCTLMSILDELHMIKGELKVPAAAFWASPSFLRTFGVLFLLQCCTAAVIIGFSIQARSTYRVSKLK; encoded by the coding sequence ATGTGCCGCCGCCTCAGGTGCAGTGTGCTCCGGACTCACACCCAGGTGCCGGCCCGGGTCACCGAGAGTTTCATCTTGACCGGTTACCGGCTGGAGTTCAGCTTCGGCCAGTGCCTGCTGTCCGCCTTCCGCCCCACCAACGAGACCGGCAACTTCTGGACTCACTTCCTCGGGCTCTTCGTCTTCGCCTTCAATTTCTGGGAGCTATTCGGCCGGGAGGGGAGCCGCAGTCCCCTGGACCCCTTCTTCTACCCCTATTGGACCTATTTCGTTGGGGTGTGCGGGCTGCTGCTTGTCAGCAGTATGGCCCATCTCTTTAACTCAATGTCTTTGCTCATCAGGGAGATCTGCTTCTTCATTGACTATGGGACCATCAGTGTGTACACAGTTGGCTCCTCCCTCTCCTATTTCTACTACATCTACCCCAAAGGGCACGGCCTGGGACCTCTGCCCACCTCTGGCCAACTGCGCTGGTGGTTCGAGAGCTTCTACATCCCGTCTGCCTGCCTCATCGCCCTGCTCTGCACCTTATCCTGCTGCAACaccaggaggagttggaggaggcacCGCTACAGCATCAGAACGCTGGTCTTCCTGTTGCCTTTCACCGTGGCCTCCAGCCCCATCTTCTACAGACTATACACGGGCACCCACAGCTCCACCGCCACCCCTACCTTCTTCACCCGCcactgcttctggctgctggcctCCGCCATCTTCAACATCAGCAAGGTCCCAGAGAGGTTCTCCCCGGGAAAATTTGACATAGTGGGCCACAGTCACCAGTGGTTCCATTTCTGCACCTTGATGAGCATCCTGGACGAGCTGCACatgattaaaggggagctgaagGTCCCAGCGGCCGCATTCTGGGCCTCGCCCAGTTTCCTGCGCACATTCGGCGTTCTGTTCCTTCTGCAATGCTGCACGGCCGCTGTCATCATCGGCTTCTCCATCCAGGCCAGGTCCACATATAGGGTCTCGAAACTCAAATAG